Within the Aspergillus luchuensis IFO 4308 DNA, chromosome 5, nearly complete sequence genome, the region CATACGCGACCAAGCATTCCTTCCAGGGCTCAGGCAGGTGATTCCAGCGTTTGCGCGTCagctgatggagaagaagctgtgatgatgataccctCGGCCAGACGTGGATATTGGCAAATGTTCCCAGTATATTGCGCTCCGTGTGTGATCCGGGATGTACCTCTCCTGTCATCGTATTGGAAAGCATCATCCTCGACATGATTGCACGGCTGATCTTCTCATGGTGCTCGTGGCAGCGATGGAAATGATCGGGTATGACGGTCTCAAGAACGACATCCTCGGGCAAGCGATGATCCATATGCTGGATACCCTGCAAGGATGTCATACTGGCCCGCAGTCTCTCAATGTACTGCTTTTGGAATTGAGATTGCGCTTGTGATTCTATGGAATCGACTAAGCTTGACAAATTTAGATTTTGGTCCGGAGTAGTGCTACTGCCCGACCAAGGTGGTAGGATGGGTGGTTCCATTTCCACCGCCGGTGGTGGACCAAGCGACCCGTCCACTATGTCATCCACGGAGATGAAAGCACGCCGTCGGTCTGGGGGGCGTTCCCAGCACCGGCAGAGACATGGTGGCATTGTGATGGGTTGGATCTTTTGGGCGGTGTAAACGGCTGCAATCCTATCAAGATACTGCCTAAGCTCTCGGTTATCGAACCAAGTTGACATTGCTGCCTTTGAAACTTGCATCGCTTTTTGTGGGACAAAATAATCTGCGAATGGCGGCTCTTCATCAGATATGGGATGTGAGGGGCATCGGGTCGGCCACTGTGTCTGTAGGCCGGCTATGAAATGACCCAGTGCCTTTTTCCGCTTTGTCTTTCTCAGCTTCGCCACGCGCGCATGAAACGTGCTATACGATTCCGCCGGGCCGGGCGAGAGGCCATCTTCGGGGGTCACGGTCCGCCTTGCTGAATGGATCCGAGTCTTCAGTTCGGCGACGTTCAACTCGGAACCTTCTTGTAGCCGGTATAAACCCTGTGCTGGTAAGGTCATCGAGGCCATACCGGGTACAATGTACAGCGCAGCAAGAACGTGCAAGACAATCATGTTTATCTTCCTGGAGAATGCCAACGTCGACAACCACAGCATTACGGCATATCTGTTTGGCCGAGCCGTCTCCGAGCAGAGAAGCCGATGGATACTGCACCACTGACTGGAAACAAACTCGCCGGACTCCGTGAGCCACATTGCATCGTACTTGATCCGCGTTGCGTCGATCGTAGAAGTGGCTCCGTGTACTGTGCTGGACTTGGTAAAAAATTTCCAAAGACGTGCAACCAAGGAGTCCAGCGTGACGTCCTCGGCAGAGGGGATATCTTCGTAGAGAATTCTGCAGAGAGTGAACACTTGCGAACGGCGTTCGGACTGGTAATTCCGGCCCAGTCCTTCATACAGACAGTCCTCCGCGTTCGTGTGGTCCTCAGCGCCGAAACCAGAGATCCGGAAAACCGAGGAGCGGATGCGATCCCGGTGCAGGAGGTCTGCGTTCAATGCAGGTAGCGATGGCTCCGTCCCCGGTGAAGCCGCATTGAATATTCTCATCCGATGGTGTTGACCAAGTATCGCAGCTACCTGGCCGTGGAATTCGTTATGTTGAGCCAAACAACCTAGGATGGGATCCCATTGAACACTCTGCATAACACGCTCGTTGGCAGGGTAATATCTCCTCTGTGGTGTGAGATGCGCCAGCTTTTCTAGAATCGAGATACTGTCCGGCTGTAGTTGATTGAAAGACCGTATCGATGCCGAGCGAAGGATTGAGAGAGACTGTTCGGTCCCTGTGTGCTTGGTCAAGGGGTCAGGGATGCAGAATGACGTGACTGCATGCAGATAGCACAGTACCAGTTTACTCTGCAGAGTCCCATTGTCCGTCAAGCAGCCGATGTCACTGTTTATGAGATAAATATGCACGCTGGTTGCTGCCTGCCAACCAACCTTGACGGTGACGTGGGTACCGTCTTGCTCCCATGTTATCTGACCTTCCGGGATGAGAACCCTCCGATTATGAGTTTTTCGGTCCAGCAAAACGAGCTTGTTACGCAGGCCAATCAGAGTGCCTACTGACTGATCAGGGTCGACGACCATTCCCCGGTACTGGCGAGACTCAATACGGTTGACCAGATCGCAGATTAAAGCTCAGCCGCAGGCGGGGAATCTCGATCTCCAGCATGCCAGATTCGTGGTGCAGTTTGTAGTGAAGCTTGGAGGCCTTTTCGATGGGTTGGAAGACATCACACAACGTTCTCGCTGTCTCGCTTCCCATACTAATTAACGACATATTTCCCTGAGTGAGCTGCCAGTTATTTCCCGGCTGGGTGCGCTGCAATCGCCAGTGAGAGGCAGGTGATGGCTTCCATGGCTCGTTAATAGGTCGAAACTCGATATACTCGCAATTGGTCTCGTACCAATGGGCGTATCCCTCAACGAAGGCATCTGGTAAAGCAGCTGCGAGAAGCCTCGGGGGTACGAATTCCCATACTCTACGCCCATCCACGGCTCGAATGCGTAGATCGAACCCACTCTGCTCGGGGATCGTCTGTTTTCCCAGGTAGATCGTCTGGCCCATATGCAGTCTCTGGGCGGAGTATTCCAAGCCAGAAAGGTCGCTGGGCATCACTTCCACTAAGGAATGCCCAAACAGGGATTGATATGTTTTATGGCGCTCGAACTCTGAGGGCAACCGCGCCAGGGGACGACCATTGATGAGCAGCTGACCAGTGAGAAGGTTAACGTACACCCCGACGCCGCTGGCACCACCTGATTCACCCATAACCTGGGCGTGCAGGCAACATTGAGTGCCACTCGAGGCTGCTGTCCACGGTGATCCTGGTCGGTACGCGGCCCAAGTCCGATGGATCGCTCGGTCGAGAGCGGTCCTGCGGCCATGGATAGTGTTGTTCACGAGAATGCGGTGTCCCCGAAAGGCTATGTTCTGCCATCGATAGTAGAGAATTGGCAGTAAACAGCTGGATACCCTCTTTAGAAGGCCTTTTCGGTCATGAATGACCATACTGCATTGGATGAAAACGGACGCATCCAGATCGTTCCGGAGTATTCGCTCCAAGTGGCTGTTCTCGCAATCAAACGTGCCCACGCACATCAACGCGAGATAAGCGGCGGAGGCAATCAGATCGTTCCTGTGATCATTACTGTCCGTAGCACCggcctcctccccaacagtCATCACCCAACCGAAAGATATCTTCCGGAGGCCATCCAGCTGCTCTATGCATTTGTTCTGAATGTGGACCGATGGGGAGCAGGCCAACACCTTCTGGGTGAGAGCGATCAATACGCTTAGCCCCTCTGCGGATTGCCAGTTTTGTTCGATTGCCGCCGCTGTCTTCTGGATCTCTCGCAGTAAAGGCGCTGCGAACAAATCTTCGTTCAGAACATGATGGCCTTCGCGCAGGATTGGATCCATGAGCGATGGCGGCCCTGCCTGGTGCATGATCTGCAGGGTAAAAAGGCACGTTTCGACCTTATTGAACACCACCGTGGGTGCGGCGAGCTGCCGAAGGATGTTCTGCCACTGGATATGGAAGCCCAATGGCATCGAGCAGAGCGCCTTATACTCTCCCAGTGACATGTCATTGGGGCAGGTATGCTGCGATGCAATGACCGTATTGGGTGACGGGCCGTCAGGTGTCTCCGCTGGGCGGAAGAGAAACGGCTGTAGAGATGAGCTGGATGGCGGTAACTTGTACGTGCATGCCGTTGCCATCGCATGTATTTGGACCAGATCGTCGGTGAAGCAGCGGTGGGCATTGTCGAAGTATTTGAAATACAAACCGTTCGCAAGACAAACGTCGCTCTCTGATACATTGATAATGTGGTTCTTTCGCCTGTGAGTTCCTTGGTGTGGTTTAACTTGGGAAAGAAGGCCAATCCTTGGGGAATCAACGACCGCGGTGAAGAACATGGAGAGGCCACTGTAGCTGCCTGGTCGGTACTCCGCTCTAGGCGTTTCTTTCGAAGCATATGTGATTCCCAAAATTTCAAGCACAATGAAGGCAGTGAGATCACGCCAGAATGCAAATGGTCGGGGCAGTTTCAACTCGAAGACCGTGGATTCTGCTTCCAAGGGATTGGAAGACAAAGGCCATTCATGAACATGAATTGTGATCTCTTTCGCAGCACGGTCCAACCTACATCTCTGGCACGAGGGGCTATGACGACGCTCTGTAAAGTGGAACCGGTTGTCGAGTCTCTCATCGTAGTAAGTGCATTCAATCTCATCACGGCGAGCACATAACTCCCTATACTGCTCATGTTTTCGGTGCAGCTCCACAACTTTGTCCGCCTTCTCGGATTCAGCTCTTTGTTCAATAGTGGCAAGCAAACGTTGGTGTTCAGCGGACTGCTTGAAGTAGCGCacggaaaaggaggaaggggttcCAAAGTCGGTTAGAATTTTGGAACCTCTGTACTGGACGCCCTGGTGGCGTTGACGCATGTACCTTTCCGCGTGTGCCAACCTGGTAAGCTGGGATTGACGAGGTAACAGGAGAGACTGGAAGAGATGTATAGGAATACAAGTCTTGTACTGGCGAAGCAGCGGATGAATATGGACGGCGGATTTGTCGCAAGCTATCCAGAGCTCCAGAATGGTGAGAAGCATGGCTGACAATGCCTCAGGATTAGCAGCGTACAATTTGGATGCAATACTATAATAGGCATTGACTAATCTGCTTAGTCGTTCGCAGGTGTCTTCATGGCTAATATGTGTCTCAGTCCAGGATTGAAGATTCAAGTCAACCCAAGCTTCGAAGGCAGCGAGATTGTAGACGTGATAGTCGGGGTCAGTCAGTCGGAAGAGCGATGGGAGCTCTGCAGGCTCAAAATCCAAGAATCCAGACTGTGAGTAGGCATCTGGCGGCACTGAGGAGTCTTGGCGGGTTCTGATGCTCTGAAGCCACTCATCAAGACCGGGCAGTGAGCAATTAGTGTCATCTTGAAAGTTGAGTCGAGCCATGGAAGACATGTCAGGTCGGCAGGCGTTACGGGCGAGGATGCTgctccatctttcttctagGACGTCATTCGCTTGTTGAAGGGAACACTGGACAAACGGAAGCCAAGCATGATCATCCGCCAGATCAAGCTTTCGTAACCGGCGCACGATTTTGGAAGTCATAATATACCGATGCTCACTGCTTATGCTCCTGGGACAGCGGCGGAGAATGGAACTCATGTAAAAGATCATGAATTCTTTATAAAGGTCGGCTGAGATTTCTTTGCGCTGGAAGAGCCTCCGAATGACCAATTGCATCGTAACTCGAATCTGGAGCCAGAGGGCGGACCGTCTCCAAGGTTGCAGACTGTTGAGCCACAGGACCTCTTCCCTTGTGTTCTTACAGACCTGCAAGCTGTTCACAATTTTGCATTGTGGGCGAAGGAATGATGTGAACAACTCTGTAACCAGCATCGGATCGGTTGTATCCCGATTCTCGTCGTGCTCCTGCCGCGCCTTCTTCACTTTTGGCTTGGTTCCCGGGGCAGGCTGACGACTCATGCTCTCCAGGGCGTGCGCAATGGTAGTTTGCATATTTGGTTCATTGAAGACGGCTCGATCCAAAGCAAAGGTTGGCCCAGGAAATTGGCGTTGGAGTCGACCCACCGTAGTGTTGACGGCTTCGTTCCGAGGTGATAGTTCAAACGTCTCGACATGTATTGAATCGCTGTGCCTGGTCATTAAGACCGCAGCATTCTGGCAACGAACATGCACAGGTAGAGCACCTCCTACGCAACACGTGTCAGTGTCATCCCGGATGTCAGCTAAGTTATAGCTGGCCATACCTGAATTCTCCAATTCTTCTAGAGCCTTTTGAAGCTCGACGTGATTCACGTCCCCATGACAATCGCGCGTCGCTCTCAAACGAGTGAGCATCACTTTGACACTGTCAACAACTTCACTTTCCTGCCCATGACTATATTCCTGAAACAGAGCGAGGGCATCAATAACGCCATCGAGCAGAGCACTTTCATGTGAAGCGTTATAATCATCTTCCTGTGGCAGTTTGGGGGGCAGGAAGACGTGATGAAGCAGATATATTGTGTCCGTGGTCGATAGACGGGGTGCAGCGGACAAACCTGACATTCTCGACGGAGTGTAGTATTGAAGGACGATTCAACAACTTTGCAAGTGAAAGGTTGCTTCAATGAGTACTATAGACCGAATTTACGGCCCACCCTAGTGCCTTTTATCCATCCCAGAAACCAACACAAACGTAGGAGTCATTTTAGCGTTTCCAATATGGAGTGGAGGCTGCCTCGTATAATTTGCAGAAGCCAAGGTGAGCCCTCTACCCATGCCGTTGATCTGCCCCTGCCTTGAATGAGAGGCGACTGTATCCCTCATAGTCTACTGACCAAAGTCGTATGCTTGGCAAGTACAGGCTTTGACATCTTCACTTTTGCTCACGTAGGTGCCTCCATCATTTTACGGCGAAAAGTCTTGGCTACCCAATCCCAATACAACCAGTGTGCTCGAGCTTCCTACattgtcttcctcctgcattgtcttcctcctgcatcgtcttcctcctgcatcgtcttcctcctgcatcgtcttcctcctgcatcgtcttcctcctgcatcgtcttcctcctgcatcgtcttcctcctgcatcgtcttcctcctgcatcgtcttcctcctatCTTCCTTCTGCATATGGTCTTCCTCGCCCCACCCCGTGGCTGATTATCTACCAATATGTATCCGGTATATAGATCTTTATGGGTCGTCTAAGTACCCGTGAATTACTCTTCCTTTTTATATAGTCTTCCACTCTGAATTTGGTTTATATTGCGTGCacttttcttataattcatTCCAAGATGCCATCCTCAAAGCATTCATTGAAAATCCAGAACAATACCACCTACAAACAATTGCCTATCGACTCAGTCCGCGTGGGGCGCCCGAGACTAGGCGCCTACAATAGACTTCTTAGTCGATTTTACGAgcctttgtttcttttgcGTGTACTAGGACAGACCCGTGGGCAGCATACACTCGACCCACCGGATCATAGTTTGGAGCAAGCACGGCGACGTAAATTCCTACGTAACCTCGCCTATGTTTGTGACTTTACCAAAGGAGGTAGTTCCTGCACTGCCATTGGGCTTGAAGACAGCGAAACATGCTACAACTTCTGGATTGCATCCAACGCATCTGGTGACAAAATCGTCGAATTCGCAAAGAATGCTCTCGGCCACCTGAAGCCAGCTACATCAATCACTGGGGACTTCGATGAAGGACAAACTAAGGCAGACTTTATCAGTTTCTGTCTTAACTTCGCGACTAGCCGAGTAAAAAAGGAGCGTCAGTGCTTGTTTCAAGCGATCAAACAGTGTTATTGCATACCGGGATCTGTGAGAACGGAACAAGGTTCGTAACGGCCAGATTGCAGAGTCTTACAAGATGACAAGCTAACTGGTTCAGTAGATCAGGTGATAAAAGACTGGCTTGATCTCATTCTCGAACAAGATGATTGTCTGGCACTCTGTCATTATGCCTATGTCCAAATAAAGTCCGTATCCGCCAGGTTAATCGGACTAAAAGCTCAAGACGAAGAAAGGTTAATGGGTCCTGGAGACAAACGGTCGCCTTTTGCGTTAGTTATCCATTATCTAGGGCGACTGGCAGATCACATCCGGGCACCGTCCCAGCTGGTTGAGGATGCCTGCCATTTGTCTCACATCCTTGACTCGCATCAGGTGGTGGCTATACCTTATGTGCCTTCAGTGCCTCGGCCAGTGCCCGACAATCTCACCACGCTTGACGGTGTCGTCAATaggatgttgaagaaggatgaccCGGAAAAGCTTCAGATAAAGAATCTTTTGCTTTCCATGAATTCTCGGTCTCAATCTCGCACCTTTCAGGATTTCCTGGTACAGTATGACAAGTGCACGGCGCAGGTGCATGCAGAAGTGCAGGCTCTAGACCATTTCTTCAGGCAAAATCTATCTTTCGTGGGGAATGACCGTTACATTGCTTGTAGCAAGCCGGCCTGTCTATGTTGTGAACTATACTTCAGGCACCATCCGGCTCGAATGGTCGTCCCTGAATCTCACCGCAAAGTCTGGGTTAATTGGAGTCCACAATTAGTCAAAAATTCCACGAGGGGGGATCCAGAATACGATTTGCAGGTAAAGGTCCTCAATGAGATGACAAATGAGCTTCGGCGGGCTGTGATTGCTCAAATCTTTGATCAGTCGTCACCAAGTCCCTGGCATCCTGATTCCCAGACCGCATTCTCGAATGACCGGTGGTCTCACATGGATTTGGAGGAGCTTCGCAAAAATACGTTCCGATATTTATCTGCTGATGGCTGTTTGGAAAAGGAGGCAGCTAAACGTAGCACGGCGAAGGTCCTTGAGACAAATAAGCTCAGGACATACGTGTCGGATGAAGACTCGGATGCAGACTGTGGCGGGGTATCTCTCAAGATCTAAAATGGTATTCAAAATTTTAACTCGCAAGTTgattcaatttctttttcttacttcTTGGAATTTCATACCTTTTCTGCTCTCATTGAAATACGCAATCATAGATTCTCATTTGAACCTTGCTTACAAGATGGAGGCGAGTGTACTTCTGCTTGTCACCAGACGTTAGCTTGGAGGGGATCTAAAATACCATTCAAGAACCTTCATAGACTCGACAGAGCATAGGCCCCACAGATGAAATTCCTTAATCAGATACAGAAAGGCTACTAATATCTTCATGCTGACTTCGGTGGTGTCTCCGAAGATTGTCTTTCCTTGTGAATGATTTACCGCATATTTCACACACAACTCCCACTTGCCACCATTGCCGAGCCCATCCACCGTGATGCACCTCAATATGTCGGCGCATATGAACCTGCAGAGCCTTGGTTACCGTACATATGGGGCATTTAACTGGCTTGATGTGACTGCGCATATGCTTTCTGTGAAGAGTCAGCGGGATAAATTAAGAACGTGGTGGCTTAGCTTACTGCAAATCACATTTTCTTGAAAAGCCAGTCTGGGCCACGCATGCAGGATCTTGGCAGTGATATAACCCATCCTCTGGTGAAATCTCATAATCATAAGAAGGCATTGGAACTTCCTGAAACCTCGAAACATATGTTCCTGAATCGGCCCGTCCAACAATCACAGCTGCGGTGGTACTCTCGTAACTTTTATCACTCAGGCATCCATCCAAGCCACGTCTCTATAGAAATTGGTTTGGAAGTAAGCGTGCCTGTGAGTCTAACGCCACTGTGGTCAGAGTCGAGGCTTCCACGAGATTAGCAGAATGTGACTGGTTTTGAGCGAAGTCTTCCAGCCACAGTAGGTTGTTCTGTGCGATGAGGTCTAGGTATTGCTCCGGCCAAGAAGGTTCTCTGCTGTCCCCGATCACAGTATCGGTCACTATCGTAGAAGGAGGAGCCAGGGTTTCTCCTTGTCTACCCCCTATCACCATTCGATCGCAATAGCCCTCaagtgaaaaagaagataaatcGGCCCCAGAATAGATTGGCGAGAACCCCACCCGTCCGACTAAAAAACTCGTAACTTCATCCTGTGGCCAGGCTGAGTGGCTTCCATTCTCAGCCTGGCCGAGAGATACAGTTGTCATTATGAGGGCAAACACAAATAATGCCGGAGCGAAGCTTCTACCACATATGAAGAGGTGAGAAGCTCGAAACCCCGTGAAGGAGATGACTCCCTATATATTAGGCTCAATTTCATTACCAGCCTGGCTAATCTGAAAGGTTTGTGCAAGGGAATTTTCCATGGGCTGGAACAGCGGTCTAGCCACTTACGTTGGGCAGCCTTGCAGCGACACACTTGGTCAAATTGAAGGTACCCACGTAGCTACCACATTTTTCATGTAGGAGTGTACGAATGTATTATAACGTTACAAGCGTGACTGGTCTAAGAACGATGAGTAGACGTACCACAAAAAGTATGGAAAAATCAACAGGGAACAAGTATCTTAGCAAGGAACCGCACGCTGCTGAGGGAAACAATACCGGGGCTTCTAAGGCAAGCTGAGCAGGCTCGCGAAAGGTCTTAAAGCACTTACCCCGGTCCTATACAGAACTCCGTCAACAGTTCAGAGGTAGTTACGTGTATAATATACACAGTTCCGTTATGGAGAGGGACAGAGTTGGGACATGATGAGCCAAATCGTTGTGTACCTCTAAATATTGTATTAAGAGAGGGCACAAAATGAGAATTTCCTACAGTTTTCTACTCAGCGAGCGAAGGATGATGACTAATAATCGCTCAAATGGAAAGGCGCATGGAATGAGGTGCGTAAAGGTATATGCTATACGTATACTCAGGAAAGCAGGTGAGGAATGCGACCACAATTGAGTGTGTCCTTGTAACTACAGGTACAGTAATATTGGGTGAAGGGTTTTCCGTCAAATTGATGTTGTGGCAAGTACCTCCCTGGCAGTTCGCCTCAGCAGCCAGGAAGAATAACGTTGGTAGGCATTTGTCAATTGGACGTGGCTATCTGTGGAATACATTCCCTTACGTAGAGTAACTGCGGTATCCGTACTTCTCCATCTACGGCCGATTCTCTGGAGCTAGATTGTTGTTCGCATCAAGAGGTACTACAAGGATCTTTCACCGCCAAGTCAGGAATACATTTGACGATCCCCTGCCTGGGACGGACTTTGCATACGCCGACATGGGGCAGGTGATGGAGCGGCAATTGCGGCTTCGTGTGCTGGATCCCTTGCGTTAAGCACAACTTGCTTTGACCTCTGAAAATCATGTAGACAAGCAAGGGCCCTTAACATCCCAAGCCCACAGTGAGATGACAACCAATGACCGCAGGAAAATAGTTTCAGCAGAtaacccctccctcttcattTGGGTCTCACTTAGTTACCTCAAGCTGTGTTATTAAGCAAAAAGATGCATTCGTAACTGCGACCCCTTATCGAACCTCTCGAAACGGCGTGAGTGCCGACATACTTCGATTCCCTTGGTTGGTTACTCGCCCAATTTGCAAGGAATTGAAAGTAAGAAAAATGCACAACGAATTCTGCTCATAATCC harbors:
- a CDS encoding uncharacterized protein (COG:S;~EggNog:ENOG410PH0I;~InterPro:IPR022099;~PFAM:PF12340) — encoded protein: MVVDPDQSVGTLIGLRNKLVLLDRKTHNRRVLIPEGQITWEQDGTHVTVKVGWQAATSVHIYLINSDIGCLTDNGTLQSKLVLCYLHAVTSFCIPDPLTKHTGTEQSLSILRSASIRSFNQLQPDSISILEKLAHLTPQRRYYPANERVMQSVQWDPILGCLAQHNEFHGQVAAILGQHHRMRIFNAASPGTEPSLPALNADLLHRDRIRSSVFRISGFGAEDHTNAEDCLYEGLGRNYQSERRSQVFTLCRILYEDIPSAEDVTLDSLVARLWKFFTKSSTVHGATSTIDATRIKYDAMWLTESGEFVSSQWCSIHRLLCSETARPNRYAVMLWLSTLAFSRKINMIVLHVLAALYIVPGMASMTLPAQGLYRLQEGSELNVAELKTRIHSARRTVTPEDGLSPGPAESYSTFHARVAKLRKTKRKKALGHFIAGLQTQWPTRCPSHPISDEEPPFADYFVPQKAMQVSKAAMSTWFDNRELRQYLDRIAAVYTAQKIQPITMPPCLCRCWERPPDRRRAFISVDDIVDGSLGPPPAVEMEPPILPPWSGSSTTPDQNLNLSSLVDSIESQAQSQFQKQYIERLRASMTSLQGIQHMDHRLPEDVVLETVIPDHFHRCHEHHEKISRAIMSRMMLSNTMTGEVHPGSHTERNILGTFANIHVWPRVSSSQLLLHQLTRKRWNHLPEPWKECLVAYGCSITALQRAKRLVNAMGHRMDLARELQNPGHTNWNPMDFPESLLLEIESGVLIRDVQEQIARRMRNAQPGQNVIMQLNMGEGKSSVIVPIVAAALADRSCLVRIIVPKPQSRQMFQMLVSKLGGLLGRRVYYLPVSRSLQIGEPEAEEIE
- a CDS encoding uncharacterized protein (COG:S;~EggNog:ENOG410PH0I), encoding MSGLSAAPRLSTTDTIYLLHHVFLPPKLPQEDDYNASHESALLDGVIDALALFQEYSHGQESEVVDSVKVMLTRLRATRDCHGDVNHVELQKALEELENSGGALPVHVRCQNAAVLMTRHSDSIHVETFELSPRNEAVNTTVGRLQRQFPGPTFALDRAVFNEPNMQTTIAHALESMSRQPAPGTKPKVKKARQEHDENRDTTDPMLVTELFTSFLRPQCKIVNSLQVCKNTREEVLWLNSLQPWRRSALWLQIRVTMQLVIRRLFQRKEISADLYKEFMIFYMSSILRRCPRSISSEHRYIMTSKIVRRLRKLDLADDHAWLPFVQCSLQQANDVLEERWSSILARNACRPDMSSMARLNFQDDTNCSLPGLDEWLQSIRTRQDSSVPPDAYSQSGFLDFEPAELPSLFRLTDPDYHVYNLAAFEAWVDLNLQSWTETHISHEDTCERLSRLVNAYYSIASKLYAANPEALSAMLLTILELWIACDKSAVHIHPLLRQYKTCIPIHLFQSLLLPRQSQLTRLAHAERYMRQRHQGVQYRGSKILTDFGTPSSFSVRYFKQSAEHQRLLATIEQRAESEKADKVVELHRKHEQYRELCARRDEIECTYYDERLDNRFHFTERRHSPSCQRCRLDRAAKEITIHVHEWPLSSNPLEAESTVFELKLPRPFAFWRDLTAFIVLEILGITYASKETPRAEYRPGSYSGLSMFFTAVVDSPRIGLLSQVKPHQGTHRRKNHIINVSESDVCLANGLYFKYFDNAHRCFTDDLVQIHAMATACTYKLPPSSSSLQPFLFRPAETPDGPSPNTVIASQHTCPNDMSLGEYKALCSMPLGFHIQWQNILRQLAAPTVVFNKVETCLFTLQIMHQAGPPSLMDPILREGHHVLNEDLFAAPLLREIQKTAAAIEQNWQSAEGLSVLIALTQKVLACSPSVHIQNKCIEQLDGLRKISFGWVMTVGEEAGATDSNDHRNDLIASAAYLALMCVGTFDCENSHLERILRNDLDASVFIQCSMVIHDRKGLLKRVSSCLLPILYYRWQNIAFRGHRILVNNTIHGRRTALDRAIHRTWAAYRPGSPWTAASSGTQCCLHAQVMGESGGASGVGVYVNLLTGQLLINGRPLARLPSEFERHKTYQSLFGHSLVEVMPSDLSGLEYSAQRLHMGQTIYLGKQTIPEQSGFDLRIRAVDGRRVWEFVPPRLLAAALPDAFVEGYAHWYETNCEYIEFRPINEPWKPSPASHWRLQRTQPGNNWQLTQGNMSLISMGSETARTLCDVFQPIEKASKLHYKLHHESGMLEIEIPRLRLSFNLRSGQPY
- a CDS encoding nucleic acid/nucleotide deaminase domain-containing protein (COG:S;~EggNog:ENOG410PXF7;~InterPro:IPR027796;~PFAM:PF14441) is translated as MPSSKHSLKIQNNTTYKQLPIDSVRVGRPRLGAYNRLLSRFYEPLFLLRVLGQTRGQHTLDPPDHSLEQARRRKFLRNLAYVCDFTKGGSSCTAIGLEDSETCYNFWIASNASGDKIVEFAKNALGHLKPATSITGDFDEGQTKADFISFCLNFATSRVKKERQCLFQAIKQCYCIPGSVRTEQDQVIKDWLDLILEQDDCLALCHYAYVQIKSVSARLIGLKAQDEERLMGPGDKRSPFALVIHYLGRLADHIRAPSQLVEDACHLSHILDSHQVVAIPYVPSVPRPVPDNLTTLDGVVNRMLKKDDPEKLQIKNLLLSMNSRSQSRTFQDFLVQYDKCTAQVHAEVQALDHFFRQNLSFVGNDRYIACSKPACLCCELYFRHHPARMVVPESHRKVWVNWSPQLVKNSTRGDPEYDLQVKVLNEMTNELRRAVIAQIFDQSSPSPWHPDSQTAFSNDRWSHMDLEELRKNTFRYLSADGCLEKEAAKRSTAKVLETNKLRTYVSDEDSDADCGGVSLKI
- a CDS encoding uncharacterized protein (COG:S;~EggNog:ENOG410PZ88) gives rise to the protein MTTVSLGQAENGSHSAWPQDEVTSFLVGRVGFSPIYSGADLSSFSLEGYCDRMVIGGRQGETLAPPSTIVTDTVIGDSREPSWPEQYLDLIAQNNLLWLEDFAQNQSHSANLVEASTLTTVALDSQARLLPNQFL